The following are encoded in a window of Syngnathoides biaculeatus isolate LvHL_M chromosome 3, ASM1980259v1, whole genome shotgun sequence genomic DNA:
- the LOC133498476 gene encoding uncharacterized protein LOC133498476, producing the protein MFTGDGVVSDHFLTGGALKPHQGLEVNASIQIQNGQHFATFPPYQGQIYNNASSPKVENNVIKTTFKTIPFPVPPAALKLGQEGFKKVCRTEEHSPCPFPGLTPGTLEMRVKEGSKIRNLMGFAMARMQGEKGLCGGGESGLRQVVFTGSGRAVTKTITCAEIMKRKVGSLHQLTKLQNKVVKEVWENTEQGTSEMTVHRTVPSISILLSKDPLDPQEPGYQPPETLGTLWEDRDTCAMPSTFKRPPEPPPFSSLPHSKRVCSGEGISVTPRVH; encoded by the coding sequence ATGTTCACAGGGGACGGCGTGGTCAGTGACCACTTCCTAACCGGGGGTGCGCTCAAGCCCCATCAGGGACTAGAAGTAAACGCCTCGATTCAAATACAGAATGGACAACACTTTGCAACCTTTCCTCCATACCAGGGCCAGATTTACAACAATGCCAGCTCGCCCAAAGTGGAGAATAATGTTATTAAGACCACATTCAAAACGATACCCTTTCCCGTGCCTCCTGCTGCACTCAAACTGGGGCAGGAAGGCTTCAAGAAAGTCTGCAGAACTGAGGAGCACAGCCCCTGTCCCTTCCCCGGACTGACTCCGGGGACACTGGAGATGCGTGTGAAAGAGGGGAGCAAGATCCGCAACTTGATGGGCTTCGCCATGGCTCGGATGCAAGGAGAGAAAGGACTTTGCGGGGGAGGAGAGAGCGGGCTCAGACAGGTCGTCTTCACCGGGTCGGGCCGCGCCGTCACCAAGACTATCACATGTGCCGAGATCATGAAACGCAAAGTAGGCTCTTTGCACCAATTGACCAAGCTGCAGAACAAGGTGGTGAAGGAGGTGTGGGAGAACACAGAGCAGGGGACATCGGAGATGACTGTGCACAGGACGGTACCCTCCATCAGCATCCTGCTTTCCAAAGACCCGCTGGACCCTCAGGAGCCAGGCTATCAACCCCCAGAGACTCTCGGCACACTGTGGGAGGACAGAGACACGTGTGCCATGCCGTCCACATTCAAGAGACCCCCAGAACCGCCGCCGTTCAGCAGTTTGCCGCACTCTAAGCGTGTGTGCTCAGGCGAGGGGATCTCTGTGACCCCCCGAGTGCACTGA